CGGACGCGGCGCCGTCCCGGGACGCCGCCCGGACCGGGGCGGTCACCGCGGGCGGGCTGCCGAAGCGCAGCCGCGTCGCGGTCGCCGAGCGGGACGCCGGGCGGGCCGAGGAGCAGACTTCCGGCGCGGCGGACGCGACGGACGCCGCCGCGCCGGCGAGGGCCGCCGGCGACGGTGAGGAACCGCCGGCCCGGCCGGCACGAGAGATCGCCGCGGGCCTCGGCGCCTGGCAGCGGGGGACGCGCTCCGGCCGCGCCGGCGCGTCGCCCGGGGAAGCCGGCGCCACCGGACCCGGAGGGGACCCGCGGCCATGAACGAGGGGTGGAACGGCTCGATGGACGACGGTGTGAACCGGCTCGGGTGGATGCTGGACGACGCCCTGCGGATGCCCGGGACGCGGTACGCGATCCTGCTGTCGGCCGACGGGCTGCTGATGGCGCATTCGGAGCGCATCGGCCGCGACGACGCCGAGCGGCAGGCGGCGGGGATGGCGGGGCTGCAGTCGCTCGCCCGCAGCACCGCCGAGTTCTGCGGCGCCGCCGACACCACCTGGCGGCAGACGATCAGCGAGTTCGACGACGGGTACGTGTTCCTCGTCGCGGCGGGGCCGGGCGCCTACCTGGCGGTGTCTGCGGCGCTGGACGTGGACATGGAGACGGTGTCGTTCCGGCTGCAGGAACTCGTGCAGCGGCTCGGCAAGGAACTGACGAGCCCGCCCCGCCCGGACGCGGGCGGCGGCCGGGGCGGTCCCGGAGGCGGCTCCCAAGGCGGCATCGCATGACGCGCCGCCGCAACGACCGCGCGCTGGTGCGCCCGCACGTCGTCACCGGCGGCCGGGCGCACCCCACCCGCAACGTGTTCGACCTGGTCACGCTGGTCACCGCGAACACGGACCTGCCGCTCACCGGGCTCAGCCCGGAGAAGCTGCGGATCGTGGAGCTGTGCCGCGGCGGCGCGCTCTCGGTCGTGGAGATCGCCGGGCATCTGGAACTGCCCGTCGCCGTCACCAAAGTGCTGCTGTC
The nucleotide sequence above comes from Actinomadura algeriensis. Encoded proteins:
- a CDS encoding DUF742 domain-containing protein, which codes for MTRRRNDRALVRPHVVTGGRAHPTRNVFDLVTLVTANTDLPLTGLSPEKLRIVELCRGGALSVVEIAGHLELPVAVTKVLLSDLVDDGHLTTRAPAPAARTQARLLQEVLDGLRATL
- a CDS encoding roadblock/LC7 domain-containing protein — its product is MNEGWNGSMDDGVNRLGWMLDDALRMPGTRYAILLSADGLLMAHSERIGRDDAERQAAGMAGLQSLARSTAEFCGAADTTWRQTISEFDDGYVFLVAAGPGAYLAVSAALDVDMETVSFRLQELVQRLGKELTSPPRPDAGGGRGGPGGGSQGGIA